The segment TATCAGATTTTATTGAAAGTATTTCCAAGATTCCATATATAAAAAATGTTGAGTTAAAGAATATAGAAGATGTCAATGAGGGTGGTATTGCAATTAAAAAATTTATAATAAATGGGAATATTTCGCTATGAAATTAGACCTTAATGTAAAAGGGATAGGCAAAAAGCTAACTAAAGTTTCAAGAATATATAAGCTGATATTTATATTGGGAATTAACATATTAATTTTTGTATTATTGTTTTTCTTTATAATTAAACCTCAGTTTGAAACGAAGAAGAAATTGCTTACAGAGTACCAGGGGATTAAAAAGGACCTTGAAAAAATGATTGCTGTTAAGAATAATATGGAGAAATCTCAGAAAGAGTATACAGAATTACAGGAAGCATTGAAACAGGTTTTAAAACAACTGCCGGAGACTAAAGACATACCAAATTTACTAAGAAACGTTTCTAATGTTGGTACAGAAACAGGGATAAAGGTAAAATATTTTGAACCAAAGGCAATGCAAAATAAGGAATTTTACGCAGAATTGCCATTTGAAATAAAGTATAGTGGATCTTATCATAATATAGGATATTTTTTTGATGGTGTGAGAAAATTAGAAAGGATTATACACATAGTGAGTTTTTCTCTTGATTCGAAGGGTACTCCTGCTAAAATTGTTTTAGAGGGTTCATGCCTGGCAAAAACATATGTGTATTTAAAAGAGCAACCCAAACCAAAGAAGGAAGAAAAAAAGGAAGAGAAAAAGGAAGGTAAAGGTGCTGAAACTCCAAAAAAGTAGCTGTTTAATTTTTACTCTCGTTTTTCTTTGCTCCTTTGC is part of the Pseudomonadota bacterium genome and harbors:
- the pilO gene encoding type 4a pilus biogenesis protein PilO codes for the protein MKLDLNVKGIGKKLTKVSRIYKLIFILGINILIFVLLFFFIIKPQFETKKKLLTEYQGIKKDLEKMIAVKNNMEKSQKEYTELQEALKQVLKQLPETKDIPNLLRNVSNVGTETGIKVKYFEPKAMQNKEFYAELPFEIKYSGSYHNIGYFFDGVRKLERIIHIVSFSLDSKGTPAKIVLEGSCLAKTYVYLKEQPKPKKEEKKEEKKEGKGAETPKK